A single Arachis hypogaea cultivar Tifrunner unplaced genomic scaffold, arahy.Tifrunner.gnm2.J5K5 arahy.Tifrunner.gnm2.scaffold_22, whole genome shotgun sequence DNA region contains:
- the LOC114926174 gene encoding uncharacterized mitochondrial protein AtMg01280-like, with protein sequence MVSGDGSASSVNQPTPTYSTQPGSSSETGDNVIPPSPGEGPSHQGSVVRNESLESSMRFRIVRLELDNSPYLLDKARGDYWAQIRHELDHVSSQRDSNSLLEFENRDLRIREQKHECFRLFNRVLSEHPYLAGQAPYKPNEVFDDFLDELLDKQAKEPVVEKDKKEIAFLEGLRMDLQNNGPNTILPIFNPTSTSNR encoded by the coding sequence ATGGTTTCGGGGGATGGTTCGGCGTCCAGCGTGAACCAGCCGACGCCTACCTATTCCACACAGCCGGGCTCGTCCTCCGAGACGGGGGATAATGTAATTCCTCCTTCTCCTGGAGAAGGGCCGTCCCATCAAGGGTCTGTTGTGCGAAATGAAAGCTTGGAATCGTCAATGCGATTTCGCATTGTACGGCTCGAGCTGGACAATAGCCCCTATTTGCTGGATAAGGCAAGGGGAGACTATTGGGCTCAAATAAGACATGAGCTAGATCATGTTTCCTCTCAGAGGGATTCTAACtcccttcttgagtttgaaaaccGGGATCTCCGGATCCGGGAGCAGAAACATGAGTGTTTCCGTCTTTTTAATAGGGTGCTTTCTGAGCACCCTTACTTGGCCGGCCAGGCCCCCTACAAACCTAACGAAGTCTTTGACGACTTCTTGGACGAACTGCTGGACAAACAGGCGAAAGAGCCAGTGGTGGAAAAGGACAAGAAAGAAATAGCTTTCTTGGAAGGACTTCGTATGGACCTTCAGAATAATGGTCCCAATACTATCCTCCCCATCTTTAATCCCACGTCAACCTCAAATCGTTAA
- the LOC112754387 gene encoding NADH-ubiquinone oxidoreductase chain 4: protein MLEHFCECYSDLSGPILCPVLGSIIPIFIPNSRIRPIRLIGLCASLITFLYSPVPRIQFDPSTAKSQFVESLRWLPYENINFYLGIDGLSFFFVILTTFLIPICILVGWSGMRSYGKEYITASLIREFLMIAVFRMLDPLLFYVLPESVLIPMFIIIGVWGSRQRKIKAAYQFFLYTLLGSVFMLLAILLILFQTGTADLQISLTTEFSERRQIFLWIASFAAFAVKVPMVPVHIWLPEAHVEAPTAGSVILAGIPSKLGTHGFLRFSIPMFPEATLCSTPFIYTPSAIAIIYTSLTTSRQIDLKKIIAYSSVAHMNLVTIGMFSRAAAVRSPIFSYGHTRQGQNMCAGRATHQPTNIQGIGGSIPPMLSHGLVPSALFLCVGVLYDRHKTRLVRYYGGLVSTMPNLSTISFSSTLANMSSPGTSSFIGEFPISVGAFQRNSLVATLAALGMILGAAYSLWLYNRVVSGNLKPDFLNKFSDPNGREVSIFIPFLVGVVRMGVHPKVFPDRMHTYVSNLVQHGKLN from the exons ATGTTAGAACATTTCTGTGAATGCTATTCTGATCTAAGTGGTCCTATTCTGTGTCCCGTGCTAGGAAGCATTATTcctattttcattccaaattcaAGAATACGACCGATACGCTTGATTGGTCTGTGTGCCTCTCTTATTACTTTTTTGTATTCCCCTGTTCCTCGGATACAATTCGATCCTTCTACGGCCAAATCTCAATTTGTGGAAAGCCTTCGATGGCTTCCTTATGAAAACATCAATTTTTATTTGGGTATAGACGGTCTCTCTTTTTTCTTCGTGATATTGACCACATTTCTGATCCCTATTTGTATTTTAGTGGGTTGGTCTGGTATGAGAAGTTATGGTAAAGAGTATATTACAGCATCTCTAATTCGTGAATTTCTAATGATCGCCGTGTTCCGCATGCTGGATCCTCTACTATTCTATGTTCTTCCCGAAAGCGTGCTAATCCCTATGTT CATTATTATAGGGGTATGGGGCTCGAGACAAAGAAAGATCAAGGCAGCATATCAGTTTTTCCTTTATACTTTACTTGGATCTGTTTTTATGCTATTAGCTATTCTGTTGATTCTTTTCCAAACAGGGACCGCCGATTTACAAATATCATTAACCACAGAATTTAGTGAGCGGCGCCAAATCTTTCTATGGATTGCTTCTTTCGCCGCTTTCGCCGTCAAAGTGCCTATGGTACCAGTTCATATTTGGTTACCCGAAGCTCATGTAGAGGCGCCTACGGCAGGATCCGTCATCTTGGCAGGAATTCCTTCAAAATTGGGAACCCacgggtttttaagattttcaaTACCCATGTTTCCCGAAGCAACACTTTGTTCCACTCCTTTCATTTATACTCCAAGCGCGATTGCTATAATATATACTTCCTTGACCACTTCAAGACAGATCGATCTTAAGAAGATCATTGCTTACTCCTCAGTAGCCCATATGAATCTGGTGACTATTGGTATGTTTAGTCGGGCGGCGGCCGTTAGGTCACCTATTTTTAGTTATGGACACACAAGACAAGGCCAAAACATGTGTGCCGGGCGTGCGACCCATCAACCTA CGAACATACAGGGAATTGGAGGTAGCATTCCACCGATGTTAAGTCATGGACTGGTTCCTTCAGCCCTTTTTCTATGTGTTGGTGTTCTATATGACCGACATAAGACTCGACTCGTTAGATATTACGGAGGTTTAGTGAGCACCATGCCGAATCTCTCTACCATTTCCTTCTCTTCCACTTTGGCCAATATGAGTTCACCTGGTACTAGCAGCTTTATCGGGGAATTTCCCATCTCAGTAGGAGCTTTCCAAAGAAATAGCTTAGTAGCCACATTAGCAGCGCTTGGGATGATTTTAGGCGCGGCGTATTCCCTTTGGCTATATAATCGTGTGGTTTCTGGAAATTTAAAACCCGATTTCCTAAATAAATTCTCCGATCCAAATGGCAGAGAAGTTTCCATATTTATACCTTTTCTTGTTGGAG TTGTTCGGATGGGTGTTCACCCCAAAGTGTTCCCGGACCGCATGCATACATACGTAAGTAACTTAGTGCAACATGGCAAATTGAATTGA
- the LOC114926173 gene encoding uncharacterized protein has product MKEAIRMVLESIYDPEFPDTSHFRSGRGRYSALRRIKEEWGTSRWFLEFDIRKCFHTIDRHRLIPIFKEEIDDPKFFDSIHKVFSAGRLVGGEKGPYSVPHSVLLSALPGNIYLHKLDQEIGRIRQKYEIPRRRSVLLRTGRIDDQENSGEEASFNAPQDNRAIIVGRVKSIQRKAAFHSLVSSWHTPPTSTPRRRGDQKTPFVFPPSSALAAFLNKPSSLLCAAFFIEAAGLTPKAEFYGRELNNNWAMRDLIKYCKRKGLLIELGGEARLVIRSERGLARKLAPFQIKNPYFIRICYVRYADDLLLGIVGAVELLIEIQKRIAHFLQSGLNLWVGSAGSTTIAARSTVEFPGTVIREVPPRTTPKQFLRELEKRLRVKHRIHITVCHLRSAIHSKFRNLGNSIPIQQLTKGMSETGSLLDGVPLAETLGTAGVRSPQVSVFWGTFQHIWQGSRGISLLHSSGRSNAPSDVQEAVARSGMSVRRLSLYTPAGRKAAGGGHWAGSISCEFPIQIEAPIKKILRRLRDRGIISRRRPRPIHVACLTNVSDGDIVNWSAGIAISPLSYYRCRDNLYQVRMIVDHQIRWSAIFTLAHKHKSSARNIIPKYSKDSNIVNQEGGKTLAEFPNSIELGKLGPGQDPNNKEHSTTSLVVFFLLV; this is encoded by the coding sequence ATGAAAGAGGCGATCAGAATGGTACTCGAATCCATTTATGATCCCGAGTTTCCAGACACATCGCACTTCCGCTCGGGTCGAGGCCGCTACTCGGCCCTAAGACGGATCAAAGAAGAGTGGGGAACCTCTCGCTGGTTTTTGGAATTCGACATCAGGAAGTGTTTTCACACCATCGACCGACATCGACTCATCCCAATCTTTAAGGAAGAGATCGACGATCCCAAGTTCTTTGACTCCATTCATAAAGTCTTTTCCGCCGGACGACTCGTAGGAGGTGAGAAGGGCCCTTACTCCGTCCCACACAGTGTACTACTATCGGCCCTACCAGGCAACATCTACCTACACAAGCTCGATCAGGAGATAGGAAGGATCCGACAAAAGTACGAAATTCCGAGAAGAAGATCGGTTCTATTAAGGACAGGTCGTATTGATGACCAAGAAAACTCTGGAGAAGAAGCAAGCTTCAACGCTCCCCAAGACAACAGAGCCATCATTGTGGGGAGGGTCAAGAGCATTCAACGCAAAGCGGCCTTTCATTCCCTTGTTTCGTCGTGGCACACCCCCCCCACAAGCACCCCCCGGCGAAGGGGGGACCAGAAAACGCCTTTCGTTTTCCCCCCTTCGTCGGCCCTTGCCGCCTTCCTTAACAAGCCCTCGAGCCTCCTTTGCGCCGCCTTCTTCATAGAAGCCGCCGGGTTGACCCCGAAGGCCGAATTCTATGGTAGAGAATTGAATAATAATTGGGCCATGAGAGACCTTATTAAGTATTGCAAAAGAAAGGGCCTGCTGATAGAGCTGGGTGGGGAGGCGAGACTAGTTATCAGGTCAGAGAGAGGCCTGGCCCGTAAACTGGCCCCCTTCCAAATTAAAAACCCTTATTTCATAAGGATTTGTTACGTGCGATATGCCGACGACTTACTACTGGGAATCGTGGGTGCCGTAGAGCTTCTCATAGAAATACAAAAACGTATCGCCCACTTCCTACAATCCGGCCTGAACCTTTGGGTAGGCTCTGCAGGATCAACAACAATAGCTGCACGGAGTACGGTAGAATTCCCCGGTACGGTCATTCGGGAAGTCCCTCCGAGGACGACTCCCAAACAATTCTTGCGAGAGCTGGAGAAGCGTCTACGGGTAAAGCACCGTATCCATATAACTGTTTGCCACCTACGCTCCGCCATCCATTCCAAGTTTAGGAACCTAGGGAATAGTATCCCGATCCAACAGCTGACGAAGGGGATGAGCGAAACAGGGAGTCTACTGGACGGGGTTCCACTAGCGGAGACTCTTGGAACTGCTGGAGTAAGAAGTCCCCAAGTAAGCGTATTCTGGGGGACCTTCCAGCACATCTGGCAAGGATCAAGGGGGATCTCGTTGTTGCATAGCTCAGGTCGGAGCAACGCGCCATCGGACGTTCAAGAGGCAGTCGCACGATCGGGCATGAGTGTCCGGAGGTTGTCATTGTATACTCCCGCGGGTCGGAAGGCGGCGGGGGGAGGGCACTGGGCGGGATCTATCAGCTGCGAATTCCCCATACAAATAGAGGCGCCTATCAAAAAGATACTCCGAAGGCTTCGGGATCGAGGTATCATTAGCCGAAGAAGACCCAGGCCAATCCACGTGGCCTGCTTGACGAACGTCAGCGACGGAGACATCGTAAATTGGTCTGCGGGCATCGCGATAAGTCCTCTGTCCTACTACAGGTGCCGCGACAACCTTTACCAAGTCCGAATGATTGTCGACCACCAGATCCGCTGGTCTGCAATATTCACCTTAGCCCACAAGCACAAATCCTCGGCGCGGAATATAATCCCCAAGTACTCCAAAGACTCAAATATAGTAAATCAAGAAGGTGGTAAGACCCTTGCAGAGTTCCCCAACAGCATAGAGCTTGGGAAGCTCGGACCCGGTCAAGATCCGAACAACAAGGAGCACTCCACTACAAGTCTAGTCGTTttttttctattagtttag